In one window of Acipenser ruthenus chromosome 34, fAciRut3.2 maternal haplotype, whole genome shotgun sequence DNA:
- the LOC131705011 gene encoding Kruppel-like factor 1, translating to MALTQAALPSFRSFYSSQDSLKWWKSDDHPPPAPTSSELQPDLPPQPLLQQEQRDPSSACWDLEFFVSGFNTPGCELGSALDCNSHPPQQASARRGNGGLHHLRENSADPSSSLMADLLASQQVPSTYPTVDSQAHYTGHQKLHPSIGDPSRDCLGFFLGNGWSGDWDPKVTSGASIEGHFHPDRALHHQPPMMQHFGLLQNYPHSGSYQDLFQSQQYLQFQPPEHPGLFVTPAPPSSCSFNAGLALLAPSSDLEGKRRGKTAARKRVAVHCCEHPGCSKTYTKSSHLKAHRRTHTGEKPYHCTWQGCGWKFARSDELTRHYRKHTGQRPFQCQRCERAFSRSDHLALHKKRHA from the exons TGGTGGAAGTCGGACGATCACCCTCCTCCTGCTCCGACCTCCTCCGAGCTCCAGCCTGACCTTCCCCCCCAGCCCCTGCTGCAGCAAGAGCAGAGGGACCCGAGCAGTGCATGCTGGGACCTGGAGTTCTTTGTGTCCGGCTTCAACACTCCCGGCTGTGAGCTGGGCTCAGCATTGGACTGCAACTCCCACCCGCCCCAGCAGGCCAGCGCGAGGCGCGGGAACGGGGGGCTGCACCACCTCAGGGAGAATTCAGCGGATCCTAGCAGCAGCTTGATGGCCGATCTGCTGGCGTCTCAGCAGGTTCCATCGACCTACCCCACTGTGGATAGCCAGGCTCACTACACTGGGCACCAAAAACTGCACCCGAGCATCGGGGATCCCTCTAGAGACTGCTTAGGGTTCTTTCTGGGGAACGGGTGGAGTGGAGATTGGGACCCCAAAGTGACCAGCGGTGCTTCCATCGAAGGGCATTTCCACCCAGACCGGGCGTTACATCACCAGCCTCCCATGATGCAACACTTCGGCTTGCTTCAAAATTACCCCCACAGCGGTTCCTACCAGGACCTGTTCCAGAGCCAGCAATACCTCCAGTTTCAACCCCCAGAGCACCCCGGCTTGTTCGTCACCCCAGCTCCTCCGTCTTCTTGTTCTTTCAACGCTGGCTTGGCTCTGCTAGCGCCCTCCAGTGACCTGGAGGGGAAGCGCAGGGGCAAGACAGCAGCCAGGAAGCGAGTGGCCGTGCATTGCTGTGAGCACCCGGGCTGCAGCAAGACCTACACCAAGAGCTCACACCTGAAAGCACACCGACGCACACACACGG GTGAGAAGCCCTACCACTGCACCTGGCAGGGCTGCGGCTGGAAGTTCGCCCGCTCCGATGAGCTGACCCGACATTACCGCAAGCACACCGGCCAGCGCCCGTTCCAGTGCCAGCGGTGCGAGCGGGCATTCTCCCGGTCCGACCACCTGGCGCTGCACAAGAAGCGACACGCCTGA